The genomic interval GGTGTAGGACATCTTAACTGCTTACTTGTATCAAATCAAAATGTCATTAATGCTATAAACTGGCAAGTGCATCATTGATGAACACATTCTGCTCCATCTGTGTCTTATACTTATCGACCACagtcttgagcagctgaGAGGCCCCATCCACCTCGTCACCCTTGATCTGCGACTTCCACTCGGTCAAAATCTCCTTAAGAAGCTTATTTCCGGCAACCAGATCCTCAGAAGCGTATTTTTTGCCCTGGGTGCCTGAATTGACGTCATCCAGCTCCTGAGCCTTTCTCTTTGCCAtgttgaccaccttggTAGGGAACTTGACCACCTCAGCTACGTGAGTACCATAGGACTTGGAGGATACGCCAGGAACGACCTTATAGAGCAGAGTGATGTCATCAGATGACTCTCCAACGTGAGCAGCAACATGCAGGTTGTCCACACGATCAGGGTGCTCCTTCGCCAGCTCAGTAAGCTCGTGGAAGTGTGTGGCGAACATGCTGAAGCAGTTCATCTTGACAATGTGTTCGGAAATGGCCCAGGCGAGTCCAAATCCGTCATACGTAGACGTACCTCGGCCCAACTCGTCAATGATGATCAGAGACTTGTCTGTGGCACTCTTGAGAATAGCAGAGGTCTCCAGCATCTCACTCATGAAGGTAGACAGACCCTTGAGCTGCGAGTCTCCTGCACCCACACGTGCCAGAATGCAGTCAAAGATAGAAATCTCGGCCCTGTCACAGGGCACGAAGCAACCAATCTGGTTCATGAGCACAATTACACCCACTTGACGGATAAAAGTACTCTTACCGCCCATATTGGGGCCAGTGATAACCAGGAACTTCTTGCTGTCCTGGCCGAGATGCACGTCGTTAGGAATGAATGTATCTTGAGCCTCGAGACAGGGATGTCGGGAGGCTGTGAGAATGCACTTTCTGTCGTCAGAGTCAACGACAGTAGGCCGGATGTAGTTTCGCTCAATGGCCACAGAAGCAAAAGACGTGAGCACGTCCAGCTGGCCCAGAACAGCCGAGCATCGCTCCAACAGAGGACAGTACGAGCAGGCAATCTCgatgatctccttggccagtcgagcctggatcttcttgtactcctGAGATAGATCTGTGAACTCGTTGGAGAGGCTTCGCAGCTCGTTGGTGGTAAAAATGATACCGGCCTTGAGAGTGGCAAgctccttgaacttggaCAGGCCTCGCAGACATGAGGCGTCGGTTCGCGTGAGTCGGAAACTCCAGCCGTGGACGTGATGGTTCTCAaacttgagcttcttgtccatctccatACCGAGCTCGTCGGAAACAGAGGCAAAAATGTCCTTCATTCGGTCTTGGCAGGCCTCCAGACGGGCCTTTGTGTCATTCAGACCTTCCTCCATGTCAGGATTGATCATGAACTCGTGTGAGTCAATCGAGTTGAGATCAATGGTGGACTCAACAAGCTCCTCAAACTTTTGCAGTCCAGTAATGATAGAGTCCAGTTGTGTCAGGAAAGTTTCTTCGAGCAGTTCAGACTGAGCAGCTCGCAGGCCAGAAGCAATGTGAGGAAGAGTGGCCACCATCTGATAGACTCGAACCACATCCTCCAGAGAAGCAGCCTGTCGCATGAACTTTCGGGTCAGTCTGTTGAGGTCAGGAATCGTAGAGAGATTCTGTCTGATAGACTCGAGCAGGTCGCTGCTCGTAAAAATCTCCACAATCTCGTGCcgcttctcaatctcctgtTTGTCCATAAGAGGCTGCTTGACCCACTGGGCGAGAGTTCTAGAGCCAGTAGCAGTCTTACAGACGTTGAGAAGACCgtagagagaagaagacttgGTAGAATCCTTCACGGAAGGCATGAGATGCAGAGCCTTGAGTGCAGACGCGTCGAGCTTCATGTACTGCGACAGAGTGTGTGTTTTGATAGTGAAGGCACCATGGTTGCTAGCGTCGGAGGTCAAAGACAGGTACTTGATGAGACAGGCTAGAGAACCCAGAGCGTTCTTGAGGCTGAGTTCGGGAGATGTAGGTTGCAGTTTCTCGGCGAGCAGGTTGTCTAGGTTGCTCTCCACCTCGTTGGCATTGAACCAGGAAGACTTTGCATCAGTACGGGACACCCCCGCCCGTTCAATGAcagccttgaccttgtcgtcGGATGTGATGCACTCCTTTACGTCCAATTGAATCAGAAGTGACTCTAGGTTGCTCATGCACTCGTTATCTTCAAACTCAGACACGCCAAGCACGTGGTTGTTGAGATCCACAAACGCCAGACCAACAGTGTCGCCCTGAGTCTTGACAGCAATTGCCACGGGGTTGGTGTTGAGCTGGCCGGACATAAGATCCTCGACCTGAGACAGGTTTCCCGGACTTCCCCAGGATGTCATACGCCACTTGCCGTCGACTTTGCCGTAGATCTCGACCTTGAGTCCATAGTTGAGCAGGGCGTCTCGCAGAAAGTTCTGGAAGCCAGAAGTGGCAATAGTGACGTACTCCTGCTTCAGATCGGTGGTTTTGAGGGCTGTGAGCGTTCGGTAGACTCGCTCTGCCACGTATCGAGCGTCCACTCCAAACAAAACGTATCCGTCAGGTCGCTCAAACACTCGAATGGTGCCTCCATTATCGCAGGGCTCCTCTCGCTCCTCGAGCCCCTTGTAGAAGGCCGTCAAGGACCgctcctcggtcttgtcGATGTTGAATTCCGGTCGCGACATGATGTTGAGTTGTGAAACGCGAACTCTGAAACTTGGCTTAATTAATTCCACGCGTTTGAGTTCGGGTTTGGGTTGACGTGAACTGGGAGCGACGGTGGGAGGGAGGAGGGAGGAGAGAATTTGATATATACCACACAGCAGAAAAAATGGCCATAAATTGGATGAAAATCAATGGCGAGAAGCGACAACCGAAAAGATCAATCGCAGACTTACCAAAAGCCATTATCCCTTCATACGTCGACTTTTTCCCGGGTCTCTGACCTCCACTCCAGTAGCATGCTGTGTGCAAGGCAGCACTCTAAGGAGCAGCTCGTGGAACCCATCTAGCGatcactacaagtacgaggacTCCCCAGACCGGCCACGTGACACCCATGCCCACCCCCGCTCAAAGGCCGCAGAAGCCGATTGCGTTTGCAAAAAACTGGGCCCGAAAGGGAGCTGCAGTTTTGCGATGCAGATGCAGGGACCACATGAAAAGAGGACCTTGGAGGTTTGGCGAACGGCTGAAACAGCAAAAAAATGCAAAAAATCAACAGACAAAAGAAGCTTATACGGTATCTGTCAGAAGCTACAAGGTACGAGGTGCCGAGCAGCCGTATGCTCTGTACGAACCCCGGTCTGATCGTTATCTGTCCAGTCGGTGGGTTTGGATTTCCTCGCTTCGCATTGGTCCATACCGTACAGTCAACATTGCACAAACCAGTAGAGCAGCCATAACTTTTCTTAGGCAATGGCGATGACCCGTTATGATAATAAATCTTGTCACGAACTGGTCAAAATAATATGACACATGGATGTAGAAGGTACTGCCGTATGTGTACAAGTgtctcatcttcttcatccACACTATTCCTCTATCGACGCACGAAGGCGGCAAACACAGACCGGTGCAAGCTTGCGCAGAGACACAGGCTCACACACACGAGAAGAACACCCTAGAAACGAGGGTTTTCTGGACCAGCCTAGAAGGCTTGAAACGTAACAGTATTCTCAGCGATTGCGTAAGCGTCTGTTG from Yarrowia lipolytica chromosome 1F, complete sequence carries:
- a CDS encoding uncharacterized protein (Compare to YALI0F00154g, similar to uniprot|O13396 Neurospora crassa MSH-2 DNA mismatch repair protein MSH2), which gives rise to MSRPEFNIDKTEERSLTAFYKGLEEREEPCDNGGTIRVFERPDGYVLFGVDARYVAERVYRTLTALKTTDLKQEYVTIATSGFQNFLRDALLNYGLKVEIYGKVDGKWRMTSWGSPGNLSQVEDLMSGQLNTNPVAIAVKTQGDTVGLAFVDLNNHVLGVSEFEDNECMSNLESLLIQLDVKECITSDDKVKAVIERAGVSRTDAKSSWFNANEVESNLDNLLAEKLQPTSPELSLKNALGSLACLIKYLSLTSDASNHGAFTIKTHTLSQYMKLDASALKALHLMPSVKDSTKSSSLYGLLNVCKTATGSRTLAQWVKQPLMDKQEIEKRHEIVEIFTSSDLLESIRQNLSTIPDLNRLTRKFMRQAASLEDVVRVYQMVATLPHIASGLRAAQSELLEETFLTQLDSIITGLQKFEELVESTIDLNSIDSHEFMINPDMEEGLNDTKARLEACQDRMKDIFASVSDELGMEMDKKLKFENHHVHGWSFRLTRTDASCLRGLSKFKELATLKAGIIFTTNELRSLSNEFTDLSQEYKKIQARLAKEIIEIACSYCPLLERCSAVLGQLDVLTSFASVAIERNYIRPTVVDSDDRKCILTASRHPCLEAQDTFIPNDVHLGQDSKKFLVITGPNMGGKSTFIRQVGVIVLMNQIGCFVPCDRAEISIFDCILARVGAGDSQLKGLSTFMSEMLETSAILKSATDKSLIIIDELGRGTSTYDGFGLAWAISEHIVKMNCFSMFATHFHELTELAKEHPDRVDNLHVAAHVGESSDDITLLYKVVPGVSSKSYGTHVAEVVKFPTKVVNMAKRKAQELDDVNSGTQGKKYASEDLVAGNKLLKEILTEWKSQIKGDEVDGASQLLKTVVDKYKTQMEQNVFINDALASL